A stretch of Bradyrhizobium sp. CCBAU 53338 DNA encodes these proteins:
- a CDS encoding PaaI family thioesterase, protein MSNDPDFAQIAERIHANVGRQGFMNLVGAELSEISRGSCTIAVERRPELLQQHGFFHGGVTAFLVDNATTIAAATSRGQPALTAEYKLNLLSPAVGDKLICRARVIKPGRQVSVVAADVFCVNDGVEKHTATALASIAMLSEDVGAKTKNPAA, encoded by the coding sequence ATGAGCAACGATCCCGATTTCGCCCAGATCGCCGAACGAATCCACGCCAATGTCGGCCGCCAGGGTTTCATGAACCTGGTCGGCGCGGAGCTGTCGGAGATATCGCGGGGCAGCTGCACGATTGCGGTCGAGCGCCGGCCGGAGTTGCTGCAGCAGCACGGCTTCTTCCATGGCGGGGTCACCGCTTTCCTGGTCGACAACGCCACGACCATCGCGGCGGCGACCTCGCGCGGCCAGCCGGCGCTGACGGCAGAGTACAAGCTCAATCTGCTGTCGCCCGCGGTCGGCGACAAACTGATTTGCCGGGCGAGGGTGATCAAGCCGGGCCGCCAGGTTTCCGTGGTCGCGGCCGACGTGTTCTGCGTCAACGACGGCGTCGAGAAACATACGGCGACGGCGCTCGCCTCGATCGCGATGCTGAGCGAGGATGTGGGTGCGAAAACGAAAAACCCGGCTGCCTGA
- a CDS encoding TetR/AcrR family transcriptional regulator: MSSGMRDDLLVAGLAVFDRLGFEGATVAAIRAKARASNGSFFHVFGSKRELAGALFLEVLRHYHAAMLAALDPALDAEQGIGGLIRAHLDWVVLSRREARYLFEISRNEWGDDVRDAQRAQNARLAEGVERWRAPLVARGELWPMTPVMFVSQLIGPAQIYCRAFLSGRDRADPRGEADTLIACATRALVPPGRVDKQERGAS; the protein is encoded by the coding sequence ATGTCATCTGGCATGCGCGACGATCTGTTGGTGGCAGGGCTTGCGGTGTTCGACCGGTTGGGCTTCGAGGGCGCGACGGTGGCCGCGATCCGCGCCAAGGCGCGTGCTTCCAATGGCAGCTTCTTCCATGTGTTCGGCTCGAAGAGGGAGCTTGCGGGCGCGCTATTCCTGGAGGTGCTGCGGCACTATCACGCCGCAATGCTGGCCGCGCTCGATCCGGCGCTGGATGCGGAGCAGGGGATCGGCGGCCTGATCCGCGCCCATCTCGACTGGGTCGTGCTGAGCCGCCGCGAGGCGCGTTATCTCTTCGAGATCTCGCGCAATGAGTGGGGTGACGATGTTCGCGATGCTCAGCGCGCGCAGAATGCGCGGCTCGCCGAAGGCGTCGAACGCTGGCGCGCGCCGCTCGTTGCGCGCGGCGAGCTTTGGCCGATGACACCGGTGATGTTCGTCAGCCAGCTGATCGGCCCAGCGCAGATCTACTGCCGCGCCTTTCTCTCCGGACGCGACCGCGCCGATCCACGCGGCGAGGCGGATACGCTGATCGCTTGCGCCACCCGCGCGCTGGTTCCGCCCGGACGCGTCGACAAGCAGGAAAGAGGTGCGTCATGA